In the Haloferula helveola genome, one interval contains:
- a CDS encoding glucose-6-phosphate isomerase yields MSFDTYSASVIRYPELGFSLDSSLMDLDASFLAEMEPKVAKAFDDMKALESGAIANPDEGRMVGHYWLRQPSLAPNDELRAQITEPLTALKEFAEQVHTGRVAPPGGGQFRRILLIGIGGSALGPQLVNDAIGDQARLPILFFDNTDPAGIDRTLASIGKEGLATTLVLVISKSGGTPETRNGMVEAKAAYDAAGLDFGKHAVAVTGTGSKLDKFADEHGFITRFPMEDWVGGRTSVMSTVGLVPASLQGLDIDPFLEGAAAMDAETRKTDASTNAAMRLALCWYAAGNGKGEKDMVVLPYKDSLVLFSKYLQQLVMESLGKELDLDGNKVNQGIAVYGNKGSTDQHAYVQQLRDGVPNFFATFIEVRKGRDGDTIEVEPGSTSADYLQGFLRGTRKALYQSGRGSITLSIPEVNPFQLGLLIGLFERAVSFYASLVNINAYHQPGVEAGKKAAADFLDVLNGVRSRITADAKTAGDIAYEIDADPEDVYHCLNHLAANGEVQSSLGKEPNEDTFSL; encoded by the coding sequence CCCTCGACTCGTCGTTGATGGACCTCGACGCGTCCTTCCTCGCCGAAATGGAGCCCAAGGTGGCAAAAGCGTTCGACGACATGAAAGCACTGGAATCCGGGGCCATCGCCAATCCGGATGAAGGACGGATGGTCGGACACTACTGGCTCCGCCAGCCCTCCCTTGCCCCGAACGACGAACTGCGCGCCCAGATCACCGAGCCACTGACCGCCCTCAAGGAGTTCGCCGAGCAGGTCCACACCGGACGGGTCGCTCCTCCGGGCGGCGGCCAGTTCCGCAGGATCCTCCTGATCGGCATCGGCGGCTCGGCCCTCGGCCCGCAGCTGGTCAACGACGCAATCGGCGACCAAGCGAGGCTTCCCATCCTGTTCTTCGACAACACCGACCCCGCCGGAATCGACCGGACGCTCGCATCGATCGGCAAGGAAGGCCTCGCGACCACCCTCGTTTTGGTGATCTCGAAATCCGGAGGCACGCCGGAGACCCGCAACGGCATGGTCGAAGCGAAGGCCGCCTACGACGCCGCCGGCCTCGACTTCGGCAAACACGCCGTAGCCGTCACCGGCACCGGGTCGAAGCTCGACAAGTTCGCCGACGAGCACGGTTTCATCACCCGCTTCCCGATGGAGGACTGGGTCGGTGGCCGCACCTCGGTGATGTCGACCGTCGGACTCGTCCCGGCCTCGCTGCAGGGACTGGATATCGACCCGTTCCTCGAAGGCGCCGCAGCCATGGACGCGGAGACCCGCAAGACCGATGCCTCGACCAACGCGGCGATGCGGCTCGCGCTGTGCTGGTATGCCGCGGGCAACGGCAAAGGCGAGAAGGACATGGTCGTCCTTCCCTACAAGGACTCTCTGGTACTATTTTCGAAGTACTTGCAGCAACTCGTGATGGAGTCGCTCGGCAAGGAACTCGACCTCGACGGCAACAAGGTGAACCAAGGCATCGCAGTTTACGGCAACAAAGGTTCGACCGACCAACACGCATACGTCCAGCAACTCCGGGACGGCGTCCCGAACTTCTTCGCCACCTTCATCGAAGTCCGCAAGGGCCGCGACGGCGACACCATCGAGGTCGAGCCCGGCAGCACCTCCGCCGACTACCTGCAGGGTTTCCTCCGCGGCACCCGCAAGGCCCTCTACCAGTCAGGCCGCGGATCGATCACCCTCTCGATCCCCGAGGTCAACCCGTTCCAACTCGGCCTGCTGATCGGCCTCTTCGAGCGTGCCGTGTCGTTCTACGCGTCACTGGTCAACATCAACGCCTACCACCAGCCGGGTGTCGAAGCCGGCAAGAAGGCGGCTGCCGATTTCCTGGATGTTCTCAACGGCGTCCGCAGCCGGATCACGGCCGACGCCAAGACCGCCGGCGACATCGCCTACGAGATCGATGCCGATCCCGAAGACGTCTACCACTGCCTGAACCACCTCGCCGCCAACGGCGAGGTCCAATCTTCCCTCGGCAAGGAACCGAACGAAGACACCTTCTCCCTCTGA
- a CDS encoding alpha-hydroxy acid oxidase — MSDFFDSQVPSTEHLRAKAKRRMPGFAFDYLEGGCFSEVNLKRNTDEIREVQLKPVYLNDYPGSDLKTELFGETYDAPFGIAPIGLQGLMWPKCCEFLAEAAAAHNIPFVLSTVGTASIEEVAEITGGKAWFQLYHPAEDDLRDKLLERAAAAGCPVLVILADTPTFAYRPKEIRNGLSIPPQMSLRNVFQMCTHPTWSFSQLGAGIPEFKTMKPYIPKGLNMKHLGLFMNKTFSGRLNEKKISAIRERWKGKLVIKGIVNEEDAEKAIGLGVDGMIVSNHGGRQLDSGQSTIKPLTALAEKFGERTTMMIDSGLRAGPDVASALASGAKFAFMGRTFMYGIGALGRNGGHHTINMLKRQLQQVMEQVGCAKVADFPKFLLKE; from the coding sequence ATGTCCGATTTTTTCGATTCCCAAGTTCCTTCAACCGAGCATTTGCGGGCAAAGGCCAAGCGGAGGATGCCCGGTTTTGCCTTCGACTATCTGGAGGGAGGCTGCTTTTCCGAGGTCAATCTGAAGCGGAATACCGACGAGATCCGGGAGGTCCAGCTGAAGCCGGTCTATCTGAACGACTACCCGGGTTCGGACCTCAAGACCGAGCTGTTCGGAGAGACCTATGACGCGCCGTTCGGGATCGCCCCGATCGGGCTGCAGGGGCTGATGTGGCCGAAGTGCTGCGAGTTTCTGGCGGAGGCTGCGGCGGCCCACAATATTCCGTTCGTTCTGAGCACGGTGGGTACCGCCAGCATCGAGGAGGTCGCCGAGATCACCGGCGGGAAGGCGTGGTTCCAGCTCTACCACCCGGCCGAGGATGACCTTCGCGACAAGCTCCTGGAGCGCGCTGCTGCTGCCGGGTGTCCGGTGCTCGTGATTCTGGCGGATACGCCGACCTTCGCCTATCGGCCGAAGGAGATCCGCAACGGACTTTCCATTCCGCCGCAGATGTCGCTGCGCAACGTGTTCCAGATGTGCACGCATCCGACGTGGTCATTCTCCCAGCTCGGAGCCGGCATTCCGGAATTCAAAACGATGAAGCCGTACATCCCCAAGGGGCTGAACATGAAGCACCTCGGTCTCTTCATGAACAAGACCTTCTCGGGCCGGCTCAATGAGAAGAAGATCAGCGCGATCCGCGAGCGATGGAAGGGCAAGCTCGTGATCAAGGGCATCGTCAACGAGGAGGACGCCGAGAAGGCGATCGGACTCGGCGTCGACGGAATGATCGTCTCGAACCACGGCGGTCGTCAGCTCGACTCCGGTCAGTCGACCATCAAGCCGCTCACCGCCCTGGCCGAGAAGTTCGGGGAGCGGACGACGATGATGATCGACAGCGGTCTGCGGGCCGGGCCCGATGTCGCGTCGGCGCTGGCCAGCGGAGCCAAGTTCGCGTTCATGGGGCGCACCTTCATGTATGGAATCGGAGCGCTGGGCCGCAATGGCGGTCACCACACCATCAACATGCTCAAGCGACAGCTCCAGCAGGTGATGGAGCAGGTCGGCTGCGCGAAGGTCGCGGACTTCCCGAAGTTTCTCCTGAAGGAGTGA
- a CDS encoding RNA polymerase sigma factor encodes MPDTPPAPTTDDDNAVDVALMERIGRGDEQAFRALVERHQNAVVGTIAKMLRDPIEAEDLAQQVFLRIWKHAKRWRPEAKFTTYLFTIARNLVYNESRRRSRRKEISVDERQEDRGYEPAGDSRAEPDAEAERSEMHEEIDTVIASLPEAQRTAVILYSYESLAYEEIAEVLGTSVSSVKSLLFRARTTLRDKLSHLTGY; translated from the coding sequence ATGCCCGATACACCCCCAGCGCCTACCACCGACGACGACAACGCGGTGGATGTGGCGCTCATGGAGCGTATCGGCAGGGGCGACGAACAGGCGTTCCGTGCCTTGGTCGAGCGCCACCAGAATGCCGTGGTCGGCACCATCGCGAAGATGCTCCGCGATCCGATCGAAGCAGAGGACCTTGCCCAGCAGGTCTTCCTGCGGATCTGGAAGCACGCCAAGCGCTGGCGCCCGGAAGCGAAGTTCACGACCTACCTGTTCACCATCGCGCGCAACCTCGTTTACAACGAATCGCGCCGTCGTTCGCGACGGAAGGAAATCTCGGTCGATGAGCGTCAGGAGGACCGCGGCTACGAGCCTGCCGGTGACTCGCGGGCGGAGCCGGATGCGGAGGCCGAGCGCTCCGAGATGCATGAGGAGATCGACACGGTGATCGCTTCCCTGCCGGAGGCCCAGCGAACGGCTGTCATTCTCTACTCGTACGAATCGCTGGCTTACGAAGAGATCGCCGAAGTACTCGGGACATCCGTCTCGTCCGTGAAGAGCCTGCTGTTCCGCGCCCGGACCACGCTCAGGGACAAGCTCTCGCACCTGACGGGCTACTGA